GTGCGTCCCACCCACTGGCCCCAGTCCTGTTCGCGCAGGCGGGGGTCCGGGGTGACGGGCAGCCGCAGGGACTCGTTGATGAGCGCCGCCGTCTCCACGGCGCGGTCCAGATCGCTGACCAGGATGCGCCGCCAGCCCTGGCCGGCCAGGGCGCGGCCCCAGGCGCGGGCCTGCTGCCGTCCGAGATCCGAAAGAGGATGTTCCGTCTGTCCCTGGATGCGTTTGTCCACGTTCCATTGGGTTTCGCCATGGCGGAGCATGCCGTAGATCATGATCGGGCCTCCTGCCGACGGGCGGCAAGCAGTTCGAGGATGCGTGTTTCCATGCGCCCATAGTTGCGCGTCACGTCGTGGTTTGCAAGCACGTATTCGCGGGCGGACCGGCCCAGGGCCACGCGCCGGGCAGGGTCCGTCAGCAGACTTCGAATTGCTTCGGCAAAGGCTTCGGCATCATAGGAGGGCGTGACGAAGCCGGACACACCGTGGCGCACCACCTCGGGCGCGCCGTCATGATCCCAGGCCACGCAGGGCAGGCCGCAGCACTGCGCCTCCAGATAGACCATGCCCAGCCCCTCGCGGATGCCGGGGAAGACGAAGAGATCGCCGGCAGAATAGAATTCCTGCAGCCGGAAGCGGTCCATCCTGCCGACAAAGACCGCCCGGCCCGGCAGCTCCGCCGCGGCCAGGGCCTCCAGCCGGGCGCGGGCAGGGCCGTCTCCGGCCACGGCCAGGCGCAGGGGCGTTCCTTCCCGCAGCAGGCGGCCTGCGGTGCGGATGACCCACTCCAGACCCTCGGCCTTCACGTCCTCCCGCAACATGGCCGCCACGGCCAGCACGGGATCGTCGCCGGTGTTCCAGGCAGCGCGCAGCCCGGCCCGGGCCTGGGCATCGAAGCTGAAACATTCCGTGCGGATGCCGGGCGGCACGTACAGCAGCTTTTCTTCGGGAACGATGCGGAGCAGGTTCCGCACCTCCGGCTGCTTGTTGCTGACGAGCAGATCCGCCTGCCGCAGGCCGTACCTGTTCAGCTCGTAGCCCGGCCGGCTGCGCCAATGGCGGCGGCGGTTGGTGGCGTAGGCCGGGGCAAAGACGATGTACGGCGCGCCGCAGCGGGCCGCCAGGGCTCCCAGCAGATCCGGCGCGCGATAGTAGGCGTGGTAGGTGAAAACGGCATCCACCCGCGGCCGCAGGCGCACGAGCCTGAGGGCCTCGCGGGCCAGGGCTGGCCAGCGCCACGGCCGTTCCCAGATGCGGTCCGTGGAGATCTGCCCCGCGGGGATGACCGTGTGGCCGCGTTGCGCAAAAAAATCTGCCAGATCCTGCGCGATGGTCACGTCCCCGGAGAGGCGGGGATGCGCCAGGGGGCGCATGGGCGTGACAAAGGCCAGCCGCATGAGGGCAGCCCGTCAGGCCGCGGTGCCGTCCGCCACCAGCGCGGCAGGAGAGCATGCCCGGAGCGGGGCCGCCTCGGGGCCTCCCTGCACATTGCCGGCCCGGGCGTAGATGGTGGCCAGTTCGCGGATGCAGGCCTGGTTGTCGAACACGTCCTGCACGCGCTGCCGGGCAGCGGGGATGAGCCGTTCGCGCAGGGCCGTGTCCGTGAGCAGCCGCCGGATGGCTTCGGCCAGGTCGGCGGGGTCGTCGCTGGCGCAGAGCAGGGCGGTCTGGTCGTGCAGGGCCAGTTCGGGAATGGCGGAAACGCGCGTGGCCGCCACGGGCACGCCCATGGCCATGGCCTCGGCAATGACGTTGGGGATGCCGTCCCGGTCTCCATCCTTGGCGATCTTGCACCCCAGCACGAAGCAGTGGGCCTGGCGGTACAGGCCGATGACTTCCTCGTGCGCGCAGGTGCCGGCCAGTTCCACCACGTCCTCCAGCTCCAGCCGGGCGATTTCCCGCACCAGCTCGGCCTTTTTCGGCCCGTCCCCCACCAGCACATAGCGGAAGGCAAGGCCCCGCGCCTTGAGCATGGCCAGGGCCTGCAGCACCGTGGGCAGGCCTTTTTTTTCCACAAACCGGGCCACGGTGAGGATGCAATACGGCGGCTCGGCCTTGGCCGGCCGCTGCGGGGCGGAGAACCGGGCCAGCTCGATGCCGTGGTAGACGCACTGCACCTGCACCGTGGGCGCGATGGTTTCCAGGGCGGCCTTGTTGTGCTGGGTACAGGTGACCACGAAGGCGGCGCGTTCCAGCTTGTCGCGCAGGCGGTCGGGCAATTGGGTGTAGATGTCCTTGGCGTGGGCGGTGAAGCTGAAGGGCAGCCCCGTGAGCATGCTTACGTACTGGGCCACGGACGTGGGCGAATGGGCAAAGTGCGCGTGCACGTGCAGGATGGGCTCATCCCGCAGAAAGGTCTGGGCCAGCATGGCAGCCTGGAACAGGTGCTTGACGCAGGCCACCTTGCTGCTGGAACCGGGAATGCGCGTGAGCATGTAGCCAAAGGCCCGGGCAAACTCCCGGGGCCGGCGCAGGGCAAAGCACAGGGCATGAAAAAGAAACATGGGCAGATTGCGGAAAAAATGCTCCGGCAGATAATAGACCGGGGCCTTGATCTCGTCCACGCAGGCATGGCGGATGAGTTCGCGCGGCGGACGCATGGAAATGATGGCCAGCCGGAATCCCATCTGTTCCAACAACCGAATCTCGTTGATGATGAACGTCTCGGAGATGCGCGGGTAGCCCTTGAGCAGCAGCGCCAGGCGCGGGGCGGGTTGCGCGGCGGAGGGTGCGGACGTTGTGGAATGTGCGGATGTTGCGGCGCTCATGCCTCGCCTCCCCGGAAGGTCTGCAGACGCTGGCGCATCACTTCCAGGCCGGTCATGGGGAATCTGGCCATGGCTTCGTGGTAGGGGGTCAGGTCGGCCGCCAGGGAGATGATCTTGTCGCGCAGGTTGTCCGGGGTCAGCTCGCCCCAGGGAAGATAGTCGGCCAATCCATGCTCCTTGAAAATCTGCGCCCGGATGAGCTGTTCGCGGCGGGGATTGTCCCGCGGGATAATCAGGCAGGGCTTGCGCTGGGACAGGATCTCGCAAATGGTGTTGTAGCCGCCCATACCCACCACCAGATCCGCCTGGAGCAACTGCTTTTCCATTTTCTTGACAAAATTCGTGAAGTGCACTCCCACGGCCTTGGCGCGCAGGGCCAGTTCATCGCGCAACTGCGGCTGCAGAAAGGGCCCGCAGACCATGGAACTGCGGAAGGGGAAGCCGGGATTCTGCTCCACCATGCGCAGGTAGGTGTCCAGCACGGGAAAGCCGTCGCCGCCGCCGCCGATGGTCACCAGGACGCGGGGCTTGTCCGAGTTCCTGGAAAAATTGCTGGGCGGACAGGTGGCGGCCTTCTTGAAGGAAAATCGCGGGATGTAGCCGGTGAACAACATTTTTTTGCTGATGGACTCGGGAATGCCGTATTCCTTGATGGGATCGTACAAATCCTGGATGCCGTAGACCCAGATTTCCGAGTACAGCTTGTCCATGGCTTCCAGGTCCCCGCGTTCCTCCCATTCCTGGCGGGTGGACTCGGCGTCGTCCAGGATATCGCGCAGGCCGAGGATCACCTTGGTCTGGGGCCGGGTCTTGCGGAACCACTTCAGGGTGGGGGCCACCTCCCGCTTGAGTCCCAGGGGCACCTTGTCCACGATGAACAGGGCAGGGTCGAAGGCCCGGGCCGTGGCGGTGATGATGTTGCGCCGGATGTGCAGGGCGTGCCGGGCATTGACCTTGATGGAGTGCGGCAGGTACACCGTGTTTGATTTTTTGATCATCCCCGGAATCCGCACGAAGTCTATGCCTTCCGGCACATTGAAGCGGCCCACAATGGGTGAGCCGGTGAGGATGAGGATGTTCACGCCTTCCCCCACCAGCTGGGAGGCGATGGCCAACGAACGACGGATGTGCCCCAGACCGTACGTGTCGTGGGAGTACATCAAAATATTGTACGTGGAAGGGGCAGACATGGAGGGCGGCAGGCTCGCAATCGGCTGGAGGTTCCTTGGCGGCTTGAAACAACCGCCGCAATGGGTATAACACCTGAGTCGGCTGCGCAAGCCGCCGTGCAATCACAATATGACGAACGGGGTGGATATGTCCACATTGCATCCGTCTTCCTGGCGCCGCGACTTTCCGGACTCCAATGCCGTGCGCGCCCTTTCCGAACAGGAGTTCCGCAACCGCCTGGACGCCTTGTGCGACATTGAGGACCCGGAAGCCATCTGGCGCACGCCCGAAGAAGTGGAGCAGCTCTGCCGCCACCACACCCACGACGGCACCGGCGACCGCGTGACCCCCAGCTTTCTGCGCGCGGATTTGCGCGGCCGCCGCGTGGCGGACCTGGGATCCAACATCGGCTATTATTCCTTCCTGGCCTCCATTGTCATGGGCGCGCGGGAAGTGCTGGCCTTCGACCGTTCCCCCAGAGCCATCGAGGTGGGGTCCTTTTTCCAGGCCCGCTTTGGTCCGGAAAATGTCTCCTTTCACTCAGCAAACTTCCTGGCTCCGGAATTCACCCAGGACTTCGGCCGCTTTGACGTGGCGGTGCTCATTGACGTCATGGGCGACACCTGCGTGCGCGAGGGCCGCGGCCCGGGCCTGCTGGCCGGGGTGCAGCAGATGGTGGATGAAGCCATCCTGCTGGTGTTCCGCCCGGTGTACAAGCTCAAGGAACACCTGAAGGTGAGCGCTGAGGAACTGCAGGCCGTCTATCCCGACGGGCGCATTGAGGACGGCCGCTTCCATTACCTGGAACTGCTTGTCCGCCGTGGCCTGCTGGAAGGCTGGTCCCTGGATCTGCTGGACCCGACCTTCACCGATCCCCTGGACACCTCCACCCAGAAGCAGCTCTTCCGGCTGCGCAAGGTGTAGCCCGCTGCGCCGGGTTCCCCTGTTTTCGCTGTTTCCGCAAGGCCGACCATGAGCAAAATTCCGCCCTGGACCCGCGACCTCCTCAAGGGGCCGCGTTTTGATATCGGCGAGCACACCTATGGCAAGCTCCAGGTGGAAGGACCCCTCGGCCGGGTGATCATCGGCCGGTTCTGTTCCATCGCTGCCGAGGTCACGGCGCTCATGGTCGGTCATCGGGTGGACTGGGTGAGCACGTATCCCTTCACCGTGCTGCATGCCGACTGGGAGGAGCTGGCCGGCATCCACGGCCATCCCGCCGCCCTGGGCGATCTGCACATCGGGCATGACGTGTGGATCGGCCACGGCGCCACCCTGCTGGCCGGGGTGACCATCGGCTCCGGTGCGGTCATCGGCGCCAATGCCATGGTCACCAAGGACGTGCGGCCGTATGCCATCGTGGCCGGCAACCCGGCCCGGGAGATCCGCCGCCGCTTTACGGATGCGGAGACAGACGCCCTGCTGGAACTGGCGTGGTGGGATTGGGATCTGGAGCGAATCCGGTCTGTTGTGCCCTATCTCGTCGCCGGGGACGTGGCCGCCCTGCTGGATGCGGCCCGGAGCCTGCAGCCGTGATGGCGCAGAGCGAGGCCGGTTGCCCGTGCTCCCTGGCCGTGGTGGCGGCTAAAAAATATTTTTNATATTTTTTGCCCTATCGGGAAGCCCTGGTTCAGGCCTTTGGGGAACTGGGGGTGGAGGCCCGGGGCGTGGACCGGCTGGAGGAGGCCGGGGATGCCCAAGGCGTGCTGGTGCTGGGCATCCATTCCTTTGCGCACCCGCGCCGCTGCATTCCAGAATCCGTGATCCTGGCCGGCATCCACACTGAACAACTGCCCACGGTGGCGGCCGGCTCCCTGCAGTTCGGGCATGACCGGTATCGCGTCTTCCTGCGCGATCATGCGGACTATGATTTTCTGTTCGACTGGAGCCCCGTCACCGCAGCCATGCTGGGCCGGCGGTTTCCACGGGTCTTTCATTTGGATCACGGCTGCATGCCCGACGTCGGGCCGCCCGCTGCAGCGCCCGAATACGACGTGGTGTTCATTGGCGCGCCCGATGGCGTGGACAGCCGCCGCGCCCGGCTGTTGGAGATCCTGGGCCGGCGGTTCCGCCTGTTCCCGGAGCACAGCGGGCTGTGGGGAGAGAAGAAGCAACGGGCCATGGCCTCGGCGGCCATCGTCTGCAATCTGCATTACGACCACGGCGCGGCCTTCAAGGCCCCCCGCGTCTGGGAGGCAGTGTCCATGGGGGCGTTTCTGCTCTCCGAACCCATGGCCGACGCCAGCCCCTTTCGGGCCGGGCAGGACTATGCCGCAGCCTTCGCCCACCAACTGCCCGATGCCGTGGCGCACTATTTGGCGCATCCCGAGGCCCGCGCGGCCATCGCCGCCCAGGGTCGGGCCACAGCCACGGCGCATCCCATGGCGGCCACCGCCGGACGCATCCTGCGGCAGTTTCTCATCGAGGCGGCCTTGCTGCGTCATCCGGGCTACGCGCGGCGACGGCGGCTGTACCGCCGGGTGCGCTGGGAGCGGCTGCGCGATCCCGTCTTTCCCTGATGAACCGGAACCCCCCCAAAAAAGACTTGTTATGATGTAATTACAAAGAACTATTAAAATTTTGGAAGGGGAGAGCGCGAGAGGGGAGAACCTTTTTCAAAAGGNGGTTTCCCCTCTCGCAACGTTTTTTTCAAAATTAAAATGCTCTAGCCGCGCAAGACGGCGTCGGCCACGGTCTGCACGGCCTTGGCGGTGGGATGCTCGGGATGGACCTTCATGAAGGCATAGCCTTCGTCGCCGGCGCGGGCCAGTTCGGGGTCCAGGGGGATGCGGCCCAGGAAGGGCACGCCCATTTCCGCGGCCAGACGCTCGCCGCCGCCGGTGGAGAAGATGTTGGTCACCTGCTCGCAGTGGCTGCAGACAAAGCCGCTCATGTTCTCCACCACGCCCAGGACGCGATTGCCCATCTCATGCACGAAGCTCACGGAGCGGCGCACGTCGTCCACGGCCACGGCCTGGGGCGTGGTGACGATGACCGCCTCGGCCCGCTGGCCCAGCAGCTGCATGACGGAAAGCGGCTCGTCGCCGGTGCCGGGGGGGCAGTCCACCACCAGATAATCCAGCTCGCCCCAGGAGACGTCCTCAATGAACTGACGGATGGCGCCCATCTTCACCGGGCCGCGCCAGATGACAGCCTGGTAGGCGTCCGGCAGCATGAAGCCCAGGGACATGAGGGACAGCCGCTTGCTCCAGGGCACCGGCTCCATGTGGGTGGTTTCGGCGTGGGGCTGCGTGCCCTGCAGGGAAAACAGCCGGGGCACGCTGGGGCCGTGGATGTCCACATCCAGCAGACCCACATTCTTTTCCGCCAGGGAAAGGGCCACGGCCAGGTTGGCCGCCACGGTGGATTTGCCCACCCCGCCCTTGCCCGACAGCACGACGATCAGCCGCTTGATGCGGGAAAGGGTCTTGGCCAGTTTTTCTTCCCGGGGGTCCAGGGCTTCCAGGGGTTTGGAGCCGCAGGAATCCGGGGAACATCCTTGCGACTGCGAAGGGCAGCCGCCGCATTGCTCACTCATGTTCCATCATCCTTTGCGCTTGGCGGCCAAGGCCGCATCCAGCCAGGCGTACCAGGTCTCCAGGCCCTCGCCGGAACGGCAGGAGACCTGCAGAATGGCCGCCTGGGCGTTCAGAGCCCGGGCCTGGGCCGAGGCCTTGGCCACGTCGAAATCCACATAGGGCAGCAGGTCTATCTTGTTGAGGATGGCCGCTTTGGCCTCCTCGAACAGGCGGGGGTACTTCTCGGGCTTGTCGTCCCCTTCGGTGACGGAAAGGATGGCCACCTTGGCATCTTCGCCCACATCGAACTCCACGGGGCAGACCATGTTGCCCACATTTTCAACGAAGAGGATGTCCAGGGCGTCCAGATCCAGATGCTCCAGGGCCTGCTTGACCATGGCGCTGTTCAGATGGCAGCCGCCATCAGTGTTGATCTGTACGGCGGCCGCGCCGGTGGCAGCCACGCGGCGGGCGTCGTTGTCGGTCATGCAGTCACCCTCGATCACGGCCATGCGGTAGCGGGTCTTGAGGTCCGTGAGGGTGCGCTCCAGCAGGCTGGTTTTGCCCGAGCCCGGGGAGCTGATGAGGTTGAGCACCAGGACGCCGGCCTGGGCAAAGCGGGCGCGCAGGGTGTCTGCCTCGCGCTCGTTGGCTTCCAACAGATTGCGGATGACGGGGATTTCCATGAGGTCGCGTCCGGGTGGGTAAGGTCAGTCCGTCTCGATTTCCAGGCTTTCCAGATACAGTTCCTTGCCTTGCACCAATGTATGGCCCAGCTCCTCATCGCATTGGGGGCAGGGGTACAGCGGCGGGCCCAGGCGCTTTTGCTCGGGCTCGAATTCGTGGCCGCAGCTTCGGCACTTGATGCGCAGGGGCACCAGCCTGAGCTCCAGGCGCACGCCCTGCATGGGGCCGCCGATGGTCAGGGCTTCCACGGCCAGCTCGAAGGCCTCGGGGACCAGATTGGCCAGGGTGCCGTGGGCCACACGGATGACCGTGCAGCGGCTGCCGGGACGCTGTTGCAGCTCCTGCTCCACCAGGGTGAGCAGGCTTTGGGCGATGGACATTTCATGCATAGGGCGACATGGATACGCCAAAGCTGCTGCGCCGTAAAGAGCAGGCCGGCATATTTCCCGCATAAAAAATATCCAAATCCAGTCCTTGACCGGCACGGGGAAAATGATTCAGAACACCCACCTCTTGGCGGGATTTACCGTTCACACGCTCTTTTTGCGCCGTTCATGGATTGATTCCCCATTCAATGCTGACAGCGTGTGAAAACTGTGGCAAGGCAAAGCTCCCATACTGTCGGTATGGCCAATACGCAGCAGGGTGCAGCAGCACACATCTTTGGGTTGCCCAGCCAGTGGCAAGGAGGCGAGAATGTACGTTGGCCTGAAAATGCTCACGCGCGATCAGTTCGTCACCATTACGCCGAAGACACTGGTGCATGATGCGGAAAAGCTCATGCTCGCCAACCGGCTGTGGATGCTGCTGGTGGTGGATGATGGCAAGCTCGTGGGCCATGTGCGCAAGGAGGATGTGAAGGAGGCGCTGCCTTCCCGCGCCACCTCGCTTTCCCGTCACGAGTTGAACTATCTGCTGGCCAAGCTGGACGTGGCGCAGATCATGCGCACGGACACCCCCACCATCGAGCCGGAAGCGGAAATCGAGGTGGCGGCCCAAAAGATGTTCGACGAGGACCTGCCCGGCCTGGCCGTGGTGGGCTGCAAGAACCGCCTCCTGGGCTACATCAACCGCAACCTCATGCTTGGCGTGCTGGTGGAGGAGATGGGCCTGGAGCAGGGCGGCGCGCGCATCGCCTTCGAGGTGGAAGACCGCAGCGGCGTCATCTACGAGGTGGCCGGCATCATCAAGGGCTACGGCGGGTCCATCATTTCCACCTCCACCTTTTATCACAACGGCCGGCGCATGGTGGTGCTGCGGGTGCACGCCGAGGACCCGGCCGCCATCGCCAAGGACATCGAAGCCGCGGGCTACATCATGGTGGGGCCGCACACCTTTGAGTCAGACTGGTGCAACCTGTAGCGAATACAGATTTTTTCTGTTCCCATCCTTCCATGACACTTCTCGACGTCCAGGGCGTGACCCTCACTTTCCGCGGTATTGCTGCGCTCATGAATGTTTCCTTCACGGTGACCAAGGGCGAGATCTGTTCGCTCATCGGTCCCAATGGCGCCGGCAAGACAAGCATGCTCAACTGCATTTCCGGCCGTTACACGCCGGATTCAGGCTCCATCACCCTGGGCGGCAGGCAGCTGCTGGGCGTGCCGGCCCATGCCCGCACCCGGCTGGGGCTTTCGCGCACATTCCAGAACATCGCGCTGTTCAAGGGCCTTTCTGTCTTGGACAACATGATGGTGGGCCGCCACTCCCGCATGCAGTACGGCATCCTGCAGTCCCTGCTGTACTGGGGGCCGGCCCGCAGGCATGAGGACGCGCACCGGCGCAGGGTGGAGGAAATCATCGATTTCCTGGGCCTTTCGCCCTGGCGGCACCAGCATGCCGGCATGCTGCCGTACGGGGTGCAAAAGCGCGTGGAGCTGGGCCGGGCCCTGGCTGCGGAGCCGGAACTGATCCTGCTCGACGAGCCCATGGCCGGCATGAACCTGGAAGAAACCGAGGACATGGCCCGCTACATTCTCGACATCAACGAGGAATGGGGCGTGTCCGTGCTGCTGGTGGAGCACGACATGGGCGTGGTCATGGACATCAGCCATCAGGTGGTGGTGCTGGATTTCGGCCAGGTGCTGGCCTCCGGCACGCCTGAAGCGGTGCAGGCCAACAAGGACGTTATCGCCGCCTACCTGGGCAGCGAGGACGCCGTTTTTCTGGGACGTTAAACCGCGAATATCATGGCATCTTACAGAACAACGCTTCCGGCCCTGCTGCTGGAAAAAGCGGCCCGCCACGGCAGCCGCACCGCCCTGCGCGAAAAGCAGTGGGGCGTGTGGCAGCCCACCACCTGGGCGCAGTACGCGCGTCTGGTGTCCGAATTTGCCGCCGGGCTCAAGAGTCTGGGCCTGGGCAAGGACGATGTGGTGGTCTGCATCGGCGACAACCGGCCGGAATGGCTGTGGGCCGAGCTGGCCATCCAGGGCCTGGGCGGCATCAGCCTCGGGCTGTACCAGGACGCGCCGGCCGACGAAGTGGCTTACATCTTCGATCTGGCCGAGGTGCGCCTGGTGGTGGCCGAGGACCAGGAACAGGTGGACAAGATGCTGGAGATCAAGGAGAAATCCAAGCATCTCCAGTACATCGTTTATCATGATCCCAAGGGCCTGGCTCCGGATGAGGCCCTGGGCCTCATGTCCTTTGAGGCGGTGTGCGAACTGGGCAAGGCCCAGGCCGGGCAGTATGCGGAGTGGGTCAAGGCCCTTTTGCCGGACGATCCGTGCGTCATCGTCACCACGTCCGGCACCACCGGCCGGCCCAAGCTGGCCATGCTCTCCCATGCCAACATGCTGGCCATGGCCGGCAACCTGAACGAGGCCGATCCCAAATTCGCCAGCGACGAATTTGTCAGCTTCCTGCCCCTGGCCTGGATCGGCGAACAGATGATGGCCCTGGCCTCGGCGCTGCTGCATGGCTTCACCGTAAATTTTCCCGAAGAGCCGGATACAGTGCAGGCGGACATCCGCGAGATTGGCCCGCATCTCATTTTCTCCCCGCCGCGCGTGTGGGAGAACATGGCCGCCGGGGTGCAGGTGAAGATCATGGAAACCACGCCCCTCAAGCGCTGGGTGTACAACCGGCTGCAGCCCGTGGGCCTGGCCTGGGCGGATTGCAAATTCCAGAAGCGCGCGCCCTCCCTGGGCCTGCGTCTGGCCTATCTGCTGGCCAGGGTGGTGCTGTTCAATCCCCTCAAGGACAACCTGGGCTTTTCCAACATCCGCTCCGCCTCCACCGGCGGCGCGGCTCTGGGGCCGGACACCTTCCGCTTTTTCCATGCCCTGGGCGTGAATTTGAAGCAGCTCTACGGGCAGACGGAAATTGCCGGCATCAGCTGCATTCACCGCGATGGTGAAATTGATTTCGATTCCGTGGGCCGGCCCATCGCCGAAACCGAGATCATCATTTCCGAGGAAGGCGAAATTCTCTCCAAGAGCCCCGCCGTGTTCCTGGGCTACTACAAGAACGAGGCTGCCACGGCCGAGACCCTGGCCGACGGCTGGCTGCGCTCCGGCGATGCCGGCTACTTCAACGAGGCCGGGCAGCTGGTGGTCATCGACCGGCTCAAGGACGTGATGCAGCTGTGCGACGGCGAGCGGTTCTCCCCGCAGTTTCTGGAAAACAAGCTCAAGTTTTCGCCCTTCATCAAGGAAGCCGTGGTGCTGGGGCAGGACCGCGACCATCCCGCGGCCATCATCTGCATCGACATGGGCATTGCCGGCCGCTGGGCGGAATCCAGGATGATCACCTACACCACCTATCAGGACCTGGCTGCCAAGGATGAGGTGTACGCCCTCATCAAACGGGAAGTGGAGCAGGTGAACGGCTCTCTGCCCGCGGCCCAGCGCATCCGGCGTTTTGCCCTGCTGTACAAGGAGCTGGATGCCGACGACGGCGAGCTGACCCGCACCCGCAAGGTCCGCCGCCAGGCCGTGGGCGAGCGCTATGCCGCGCTCATTGATGGCCTGTACTCCGACGCCGACAGCCTGGACCTGATGGCGCGCATCACCTACCAGGACGGCCGCGTGCGTGAGATGCGCGGCATGGTCCGCATCGAGTCCGTGTAATTATCTGGAAGGATCATGGAATACTATCTGCAGCTCGTCATCAACGGCCTGGTGGTCGGCTCCATTTACGCCCTGGTGGCGCTGGGGTTCGTGGTGATTTACAAGGCCACCAAGGTCGTCAACTTTGCCCAGGGCGAGCTGGTGATGGTGGGGGCGTATGCGTGTTTCTCCCTCACGGTGGAGATGCAGCTGCCGTTTCTGCTCTCGTTCCTGCTGACGTTGGGGTTTTCCGTGGTGCTGGGGCTGGCTATTGAACGGCTGGTGCTCAGGCCGATGATCGGCGAGCCCATCATCTCGGTGATCATGGTCACCATTGGTCTGTCATCCATCCTTAAGAGTCTGGTGCAGGTTTTCTGGGGCACGCAGATTCAGGTATACCCCCAGGTGCTGCCGCAGGAGCCGTATTTCATCATGGGCGTGCCTGTGGCGCCGGTGTATATTGCGGCGTT
This sequence is a window from Megalodesulfovibrio gigas DSM 1382 = ATCC 19364. Protein-coding genes within it:
- a CDS encoding ABC transporter ATP-binding protein, with the protein product MTLLDVQGVTLTFRGIAALMNVSFTVTKGEICSLIGPNGAGKTSMLNCISGRYTPDSGSITLGGRQLLGVPAHARTRLGLSRTFQNIALFKGLSVLDNMMVGRHSRMQYGILQSLLYWGPARRHEDAHRRRVEEIIDFLGLSPWRHQHAGMLPYGVQKRVELGRALAAEPELILLDEPMAGMNLEETEDMARYILDINEEWGVSVLLVEHDMGVVMDISHQVVVLDFGQVLASGTPEAVQANKDVIAAYLGSEDAVFLGR
- a CDS encoding AMP-binding protein — its product is MASYRTTLPALLLEKAARHGSRTALREKQWGVWQPTTWAQYARLVSEFAAGLKSLGLGKDDVVVCIGDNRPEWLWAELAIQGLGGISLGLYQDAPADEVAYIFDLAEVRLVVAEDQEQVDKMLEIKEKSKHLQYIVYHDPKGLAPDEALGLMSFEAVCELGKAQAGQYAEWVKALLPDDPCVIVTTSGTTGRPKLAMLSHANMLAMAGNLNEADPKFASDEFVSFLPLAWIGEQMMALASALLHGFTVNFPEEPDTVQADIREIGPHLIFSPPRVWENMAAGVQVKIMETTPLKRWVYNRLQPVGLAWADCKFQKRAPSLGLRLAYLLARVVLFNPLKDNLGFSNIRSASTGGAALGPDTFRFFHALGVNLKQLYGQTEIAGISCIHRDGEIDFDSVGRPIAETEIIISEEGEILSKSPAVFLGYYKNEAATAETLADGWLRSGDAGYFNEAGQLVVIDRLKDVMQLCDGERFSPQFLENKLKFSPFIKEAVVLGQDRDHPAAIICIDMGIAGRWAESRMITYTTYQDLAAKDEVYALIKREVEQVNGSLPAAQRIRRFALLYKELDADDGELTRTRKVRRQAVGERYAALIDGLYSDADSLDLMARITYQDGRVREMRGMVRIESV